In the Deltaproteobacteria bacterium genome, CTGTCCCCCGGAAAGCTGGTGGATCGCCTTGGCCTCAAACCCGGGAAGCCCGACCCTCTCGAGCATCTCCGATACGCGCCGCCGGATCTCTCCCCCGGGAACCTTGCGCCGTCTCAGTCCGAAGGCCACGTTGTCGTAAACAGACTTGAGAGGAAAGAGGGCCAGGTTCTGAAAGACCAGGTTGGTTCTTCTCCGGTTGGGAGGGACATCGTTGACAAGTTCGCCCCCGATGTAGACCTCGCCCCGGGTGGGCGCCTCAAATCCGGAGATCATCCTCAGGATCGTGGTCTTCCCGCAGCCGCTGGGCCCCAACAGGGAGAAAAAAGAACCCCGCGTCACCGAGAACGAGACACCGTCGACTGCCGTAAAATCACCGAATTTCTTTGTCAGGCCTACGACCTGAACATCGATGTCCTTGTCAGCCATGATCGAGCATCCCCGCCGGATGCCGAATCCTGTCCCGTGGATCCGGCCCGACGGAGAGGGCATACTATTCCCTCTCCGGCCGGATCCGTGACAGGGCGGCCTACCTTGCCGCCTTCAGCTTCTCCTCGGCTTGGGCCCTTAGTTCATTGACATAGCTGGGAATGGTCGGATACCAGTTGATGTTTGCGATGGCCGCAGGCGGAAAGCTCTCCCTGATGAGCCTTTTCTGCTCTGGAGCCAGGTAGTCGGTCGCCCCCTTCACGGCCGAGAGAAAACCGCCTTTCTCGATGAGCTCGCCCGCCTTTTCGGGGGTCATCACAAAGTTGATCCACTTGTACGCCCCTTCGATGTTCTCAGCCCCGGCGGAGATACAGAACGTATCGATCCAGCCCAGGGCCCCTTCTTCAGGGGCAAAAAACTTGATATAAGGGTATTTCTTGCTGAGAAGCCAGCCCGTGCCGTCCCATCCCTGGGAGATCCAGCACTCTCCGCTCGCCATGAGGTCGATGTTCTGCTGGCGGGTCGTCCAGTAGGTCCTTATGCACTTCTTCCTGGAGATCAGGAAATCCGTAATGTTCTCGATCATGTTCTTGAAGAGAAATTCGCTCTTGAAATTCCGAAAGACGTTCCAACCCAGACCATACCCCGCCCCCGCAAAGGTCGGCCAGCGGAATCGGGTCGTGACCCGGCCGCACCATTTCGGATCGTACAGGTCCATGTAGGAGTAGGACTTCTTCCTGATCTTCTCGGTGTTGACGATGATTCCCGAGGTTCCCCATGTATAGGGAATGGAGTACACCTTTCCGTCGATTGTGGACATCCTCGTCACGGCCTTTGCCAGTGAAGGAATGATATTGTCCATGATCTTGATCTTGGAAAAATCGAGGGGCTGGTATATTCCGAAGTTTCTCTGCGCCTCAGGGGTGTTGTCGATCGAGGGTTGGGCCAGGTCGTATCCCTCGCCGCCTGTGGCCCGCATCTTGCTGATCAGCTCGTCATTGTTGGCAATGTAGGTCACCTCCACGGTGATCCCCGTCTGCTCCTTGAAATCCGCGATCATCTTGTCGGTGACATAGCCCTCCCAGGTTATAAGGGAGAGGGTCTTGGAGCCGGCAAGGGTGGGCATGGCACTCCCGAGAAGGAGTGCCGCCGCGACAAAAACAAACAAACCTTGCAGAATCTTCTTCATGATGTTTCCTCCTTTGCTCCGTTAGAACAACTCGCCGAAAAAAACCGAATCCGAGCCTCTTCACCTCCTTCCCCAGAGTCTCCTGACCAGACCAAACAGAATCTCCGGCCGCCCCCCTCCTTCGTCACCTCCTGACCGCTGTTTCTCCAAGCGACCTCACAGGCGGATCGAATGTGTCCTCTACAAAGGATTCTAGAAAAGCCGCCGACCAGTTGTCAAGGGGAAAACCCGGGTGGAGTTCCCCCATTTTCTGGAAACCTCTTGTTCCTTCGCTCCTGAGCTCACGCGGTGACCCACTGGAGTTTGGCGGGTGGAGAATTCCTGCGCCTTCCCCACGAACACGAATCACGAACACGACATCTCCCCTTCCCGCTCAATCTCGATGGGTGCCCATCCGTGCAACCTATATGCACCAAGCCAAAAAAAAGGACCCGGCCGAATCGGCTAAGTCCTTGAAATCTTTGATGGGCGATGCGGGATTCGAACCCACGGCCTTTGGTTCCGGAGACCAACGCTCTATCCAACTGAGCTAATCGCCCGCGACTCTTGGAGATCGGGACCTCCTTCTCTTGATCAGAAAGGTGAAGGCGGGTTGGCCGATCTCGATCATGTCACCGTCCTTGATCCTTTTGCGATATGTTTTGATACCGTTTACCCGTGTCCCGTTTGTCGAAGCAAAGTCATAGATGAAATAGCTGCCTTCTTCAAACCTGATCTTCGCGTGATGGGCTGAGACCGAGGGGTCGGCCAGCACGATATCATTGTCTTCATGCCGCCCGATAGAGGTCACCTCGTGGTTGATTTCGTAGATCTTCTTTTCGGACCCATCATCCCCTTTCATGATAAGCAGGGCCGAGACACGGGAATCGGGAAGAATCACCTCGGTCGCGTCGGCCGATCCTTTCCCCTCTCCGGCAACCCCCTGCAACCGGTCCGGTCCGGCTTCCTCCGAGCCGAGGGACCTGAGCCCCTCGAGGTACCTGGTAAGGTTCCTCATGTCGTTGGGAGAGACCCTGATAAATGAGAAACCCGAGACATAGCCAGAACCCATCTTTAGTGAATATACGACCCTCCCTTCGGCTTCGATGGGCGAGGAACCCGCGATAAAGCCGATCCGGATCTCCTGGTTCGTCGGCAGGGGTCCGTCGGTCCGAACCATGAGCCCACCGAGACTCACGTTACCGGTCCTCACCCTCTTCTCCCCGCGGCCTGTGAGGAGGATCAACCCGGGAAGATCCGCTTCTGAACGAGCCGTTCTGCGCCGCTCGCGCCGGGGTCTCTCGTCGGGCCTGCCGACATCCATACCCGCTCCTGTCGATTTCTCCGTGCCCACCGTGTCAAAGACGATATCATCCTATTAGCACAGACCCACAAAAAGGTCAACCTGGTTTGCATCTCGTAGAGTCTCCTGGGTTTTGGGCCGAGGATTCTTGCAAGTATATGACTTCACGATTTTTTCTGTTTTGGCAGGAGAACACCCTTGTCCCCTCCCTCCTGAGCTCACGGGAGGCGCCTTGGGCCGTGAGAAGGGATTATCTCTCTCTCCGGCCCTGCCCGGAATTTCGGGCTTGATCTCCCGGTCTTTTCCACTAAAATAGATTCTGTTCCTTCACGCGTTGCAGGGGGAAGAGATGGATGTTCATACCCTTAGGCTGGTCTCCGGGGCGGCCGCGTGCGATGCCTTCTGCCCGCACTGCACGTACCGCGGAGCGATGGAAGAGAGTGGCGGGGATTCCTTCGACTTCCAGTCCTTCAAGAGGGCCCTCCGGTTCGCCATCCAGAGCGGAGCCGTGGCCCTGGAACTCTCTGCAAGAGGAGACCCCCTTGCAGGGGAGTGGACCATGCTGTACCAGATCATCTCAGAGGCGAGCGATCTGTTCGGCCAGGTGGGTTTGACCACCCCGGGAAACCGCATCCTCCAGGAGAAGGATTCCTTCGTCAACCTGGTGGGGTGGCATCTCACCAATCTCGCCCTCGTGATTCCCCATCACCGTCCCAAAGAACGGAAGGCCCTGCTCGGCCTCGACATCGACTACGGGTCTTTGGTCCCATACCTGAGGCAGGATTGCCAGGTGGTGGTAAGGGCTTTGTGTTTCCTGTCCAAAAAGGGGGTTTCCTCTCCCCAAGAGGCCCTCGATTACATCCACTGGTGCCGCCAGGTCGGGATCGAGCAGGTAGTCTTCAGGGAGATCGGCACGGACCAAGAGAGGGCGAATCGCAAGACGGCCCGGTGGTGCCTCGACAATGCGGTAGAACTGGACGCGGATGAGGACTGGAATTTCGAAGAAGGGGCCCAGACACTCTTCTACGTCAACAGTCTGATCGCGCAGAACCAGGCACGGCCGATCTTTGTTTTGCCCTGGGGAGAAACGGTCTATGGGAAAGTCGGTACTACGGGAAATTCATCAAGTCCCTTGTCTTTTCCAGCGGCCACCTCTATGCGGGATGGGAATCGCGGGGCAATATTCTGTTCTGATCGCTATCCAGTCTGCCTGATTTCGAGGCTTTCATCGGATCCGGTATCCAGCCCGGCCCCGGTTGAATCCCGAGATGGCCCGGTGGAAAATCCTCGAAACAAGGGAGCGGCCGGGGGGGATCCGTGGATCCCTCTCGTGCTTGGGCTGCAACAAGGATCGGGCTATGTGAGCCATCGACCTCGAGGCCGGCAAGTGGGGTCTTCCGACGGCAAGCGGCACTCCACCCCTCTGCAGCCTCCGGATACTCCTCTCATCCGCAGGGATCCCTCCGAGGTAGTGGAGCCGGATATCGAGACCCGGTTCCTTCATATCGAGTGCAAGGTGAACCCTCCTGCTCAGCCTTTCAAATGTCCTGAATCCCTCTTGGGGATGGTACGAACCGGCACAGATCAACGAGAACTCCAGGACCCGCCTCCGGCCCCTGATTCCCATGGAGGTTCCCTCCCAATCCCTCCGCGCCTTCACGAACCTGTCAAAGACAGCCTCGATGTATGAACATCCCCTCTGCCAATCCGCAGGAGAGAAGATCAACAGAGCCTCGTCGGCCTCGATCGCCGGATCCGGCCAGGTGGAAGGAGCACGGCCGGGAAGGGTCAGAATCAACCACTCCCCTTCTCTCCCAAGACCTCCCGGTATATCACGGGGGGGAAAAGGCGCGCCTCCGGCAAATTCTGCAAGGACCACGTGCCTCTCCCTGCGGTTCAAAAGGGCGGCCAGATTGGCGCCAAGGCATTCCCCGCTGAGAGCCGCCGTGCTGGAGGCCAGGGTGAGGATTCGACGTTTTCGCCCTTGGCGGGACATCCCCGAAGAGGGAACCACGGCACCTTTTCTCTCCGGGGCGACGTAGGCTGGTCCCCAGCACTGGTTCAGGGTGTCCCGGATGGCCCGTGGGGTCGCCACAACAGGAACGATCCTGCACTCCGAGAAGAGCTCGAGCCTCTTCAGTACACCCTCGTCTTCGGGCTCGGCCATGGCAACCATCAGCCTGTCGCCTCTCAGTTTCATCGGAATGCAGTTGAGGGAGAAGGCGAGATCCCTCTTGATATAGCCGAGAATCCCCCTTTCCACCATGGAGGGGTCGAGATCCACAAAGGGCAGCCCGAGAACCTCTGCCCGGTTCCTGGCACGGAGAGATTCTTCGAATCGGCTGAGTCTTCGAAAGGCACCGCCCTGGCCTTCAAGAAAGCCCAAGCC is a window encoding:
- a CDS encoding extracellular solute-binding protein is translated as MKKILQGLFVFVAAALLLGSAMPTLAGSKTLSLITWEGYVTDKMIADFKEQTGITVEVTYIANNDELISKMRATGGEGYDLAQPSIDNTPEAQRNFGIYQPLDFSKIKIMDNIIPSLAKAVTRMSTIDGKVYSIPYTWGTSGIIVNTEKIRKKSYSYMDLYDPKWCGRVTTRFRWPTFAGAGYGLGWNVFRNFKSEFLFKNMIENITDFLISRKKCIRTYWTTRQQNIDLMASGECWISQGWDGTGWLLSKKYPYIKFFAPEEGALGWIDTFCISAGAENIEGAYKWINFVMTPEKAGELIEKGGFLSAVKGATDYLAPEQKRLIRESFPPAAIANINWYPTIPSYVNELRAQAEEKLKAAR
- a CDS encoding FHA domain-containing protein, producing the protein MDVGRPDERPRRERRRTARSEADLPGLILLTGRGEKRVRTGNVSLGGLMVRTDGPLPTNQEIRIGFIAGSSPIEAEGRVVYSLKMGSGYVSGFSFIRVSPNDMRNLTRYLEGLRSLGSEEAGPDRLQGVAGEGKGSADATEVILPDSRVSALLIMKGDDGSEKKIYEINHEVTSIGRHEDNDIVLADPSVSAHHAKIRFEEGSYFIYDFASTNGTRVNGIKTYRKRIKDGDMIEIGQPAFTFLIKRRRSRSPRVAGD
- a CDS encoding PilZ domain-containing protein → MVLSGRPILRERRRFRRRPCAIPVELKEYDRTFSGASLVNIGRGGGMVQTEVALRPGAFVRLKAAGREEFRSERIVLMARTVWTMPASGRHTLCGLGFLEGQGGAFRRLSRFEESLRARNRAEVLGLPFVDLDPSMVERGILGYIKRDLAFSLNCIPMKLRGDRLMVAMAEPEDEGVLKRLELFSECRIVPVVATPRAIRDTLNQCWGPAYVAPERKGAVVPSSGMSRQGRKRRILTLASSTAALSGECLGANLAALLNRRERHVVLAEFAGGAPFPPRDIPGGLGREGEWLILTLPGRAPSTWPDPAIEADEALLIFSPADWQRGCSYIEAVFDRFVKARRDWEGTSMGIRGRRRVLEFSLICAGSYHPQEGFRTFERLSRRVHLALDMKEPGLDIRLHYLGGIPADERSIRRLQRGGVPLAVGRPHLPASRSMAHIARSLLQPKHERDPRIPPGRSLVSRIFHRAISGFNRGRAGYRIR